A genomic segment from Cinclus cinclus chromosome 11, bCinCin1.1, whole genome shotgun sequence encodes:
- the TCF25 gene encoding ribosome quality control complex subunit TCF25 isoform X3 produces MSRRALRRLRGEQRGQEGPGLGELGLDPGPERAREGGPPPASGKGPRGPRRAGVSNRFELIPAEESEDELVAGEERPDTRLSEQDTAGGNQEGSKDRSKERAVTEETDGDGQREGQEAEQPDQTLATSNKPRKKKKKRKTKKNSSGETEDNDLEDIDSLLERIEDPRLAPQSQGGITTDSRPLLYVEHRNLNPENELKRYFGARAVLGDQRPRQRQRQYVRSMWLTAPKNTWPRYSKTGITMQLLDTRRGVQHFTFEHHREYQQVQFKFLDAVESMDPNNIVLLLQMSPYHVDSLLQLSDVCRMQEDQEMARDLIERALYSLECAFHPVFSLTSGTCRLDYRRPENRAFFLALFKHLMFLEKRGCPRTALEFCKLILSLDPENDPLCVLLLIDFLSLRAREYTFLTRLFQEWESHRNLSQLPNFAFSVPLAYFFLSQQEERPELERSQARERAARLIQLALIMFPSVLMPLLDHCSVQPDARVASHPFFGLNAQISQSPALNQLTSLYVGRTHALWKDPAVMAWLEPHVHEVLRMVEAQDVLVQEAEHKRKIRYQSAPRNIYRHIILSEMKEATAALPLEVTSQPVMGFDPLPPLDSIVSYTRPERTSLPSNESTLSLFFRSLLPNFNLQGDIRHDGDDEAGAAQDLNQGVNRLMAAMRDMLANIQFQEPPRDDNPEGDGDWD; encoded by the exons ATGTCGCGCCGGGCCCTGAGGCGGCTGCGGGGGGAGCAGCGGGGCCAGGAGGGGCCGGGACTGGGCGAGCTGGGCCTCGACCCCGGCCCGGAGCGCGCCCGTGAGGGGGGGCCTCCACCAGCCTCCGGGAAGGGGCCCCGCGGGCCACGTCGCGCTGGCGTCAGCAACCGCTTCGAGCTG ATCCCAGCTGAGGAGTCAGAGGATGAGCTGGTAGCTGGAGAGGAGCGACCGGACACGCGGCTCAGCGAGCAGGACACGGCAGGAGGGAACCAGGAGGGGAGCAAGGACAGGAGCAAGGAAAGGGCTGTGACCGAGGAGACAGATGGTGATGGACagagagaggggcaggaggCCGAGCAGCCGGACCAAACG CTGGCAACGAGTAACAAGCCacggaagaaaaaaaagaaaaggaaaaccaagaaaaattcATCAGGAGAGACT GAAGACAATGACCTGGAAGACATCGACAGCCTTTTGGAGAGGATCGAGGACCCCAGGCTGGCACCGCAGAGCCAGGGTGGCATCACCACTGACAGCCGACCTCTGCTCTATGTGGAGCACAG aAACTTGAATCCAGAGAATGAGTTGAAGAGATACTTTGGGGCTCGTGCTGTGCTTGGGGACCAGAG GCCAAGGCAAAGGCAGCGGCAGTATGTGCGCAGCATGTGGCTGACAGCTCCCAAGAACACCTGGCCACGCTACAGCAAGACAG GTATCACCATGCAGCTGCTGGACACCCGGAGGGGGGTGCAGCACTTCACCTTCGAGCACCACCGTGAGTACCAGCAGGTCCAGTTCAAGTTCCTGGATGCTGTGGAGTCCATGGACCCCAACAACATAGTG ctgctgctccagatgAGCCCCTACCACGTGGactccctcctgcagctcagtgatGTGTGCCGGATGCAGGAGGACCAGGAGATGGCCCGGGATCTCATAG AGCGGGCACTGTACAGCCTGGAATGCGCCTTCCACCCTGTGTTCAGCCTCACCAGTGGGACCTGCAGGCTGGACTACCGGAGGCCAGAGAAcag GGCTTTCTTCCTGGCTCTCTTCAAGCACCTGATGTTCCTGGAGAAGAGGGGATGTCCCCGCACAGCCCTGGAGTTCTGCAAGCTCATCCTGAG CCTTGATCCTGAGAATGACcctctctgtgtgctgctgctgattgACTTCCTGTCCCTCCGGGCCAGGGAATACACCTTCCTGACCCGCCTCTTCCAGGAGTGGGAG AGTCACCGGaatctgtcccagctgcccAATTTTGCCTTCTCAGTGCCACTGGCCTATTTCTTCCTGAGCCAGCAGGAAGAGCGCCCGGAGCTGGAGCGGAGCCAGGCCAGGGAGCGAGCGGCCCGGCTCATCCAGCTCGCACTCATCATGTTCCCAAGTG TTCTGATGCCCCTGTTGGATCACTGCAGTGTGCAGCCTGATGCCAGGGTTGCCTCCCATCCCTTCTTTGGGCTGAATGCCCAGATCAG CCAGTCACCTGCCCTGAACCAGCTGACATCCCTGTACGTGGGCAGGACACATGCCCTGTGGAAGGACCCAGCTGTCATGGCCTGGCTGGAGCCCCATGTCCACGAGGTTCTGCGCATGGTGGAGGCCCAGGACGTGCTGGTGCAGGAGGCTGAGCACAA GAGGAAGATCCGGTACCAGAGCGCTCCCAGGAACATCTACCGGCACATCATCCTCTCAGAGATGAAGGAGGCAacagcagccctgcctctg GAGGTGACTTCACAGCCAGTGATGGGGTTTGACCCCCTCCCTCCTCTGGATTCCATTGTTTCCTACACCCGACCAGAAAG GACAAGCCTTCCCTCCAATGAAAGCACTTTATCCCTTTTCTTCCGCTCGCTGTTGCCAAATTTTAACTTGCAG GGGGACATCCGGCATGACGGGGACGACGAGGCCGGGGCAGCACAGGACCTCAACCAGGGGGTGAACAGGCTGATGGCGGCCATGCGGGACATGCTGGCCAACATCCAGTTCCAGGAGCCCCCCCGTGATGACAATCCTGAGGGTGATGGTGACTGGGATTGA
- the TCF25 gene encoding ribosome quality control complex subunit TCF25 isoform X4, whose protein sequence is MSRRALRRLRGEQRGQEGPGLGELGLDPGPERAREGGPPPASGKGPRGPRRAGVSNRFELLATSNKPRKKKKKRKTKKNSSGETVEDNDLEDIDSLLERIEDPRLAPQSQGGITTDSRPLLYVEHRNLNPENELKRYFGARAVLGDQRPRQRQRQYVRSMWLTAPKNTWPRYSKTGITMQLLDTRRGVQHFTFEHHREYQQVQFKFLDAVESMDPNNIVLLLQMSPYHVDSLLQLSDVCRMQEDQEMARDLIERALYSLECAFHPVFSLTSGTCRLDYRRPENSQLTEAISPKLLYLEGAHISVPLADKFGAISDLYHQFRAFFLALFKHLMFLEKRGCPRTALEFCKLILSLDPENDPLCVLLLIDFLSLRAREYTFLTRLFQEWESHRNLSQLPNFAFSVPLAYFFLSQQEERPELERSQARERAARLIQLALIMFPSVLMPLLDHCSVQPDARVASHPFFGLNAQISQSPALNQLTSLYVGRTHALWKDPAVMAWLEPHVHEVLRMVEAQDVLVQEAEHKRKIRYQSAPRNIYRHIILSEMKEATAALPLEVTSQPVMGFDPLPPLDSIVSYTRPERTSLPSNESTLSLFFRSLLPNFNLQGDIRHDGDDEAGAAQDLNQGVNRLMAAMRDMLANIQFQEPPRDDNPEGDGDWD, encoded by the exons ATGTCGCGCCGGGCCCTGAGGCGGCTGCGGGGGGAGCAGCGGGGCCAGGAGGGGCCGGGACTGGGCGAGCTGGGCCTCGACCCCGGCCCGGAGCGCGCCCGTGAGGGGGGGCCTCCACCAGCCTCCGGGAAGGGGCCCCGCGGGCCACGTCGCGCTGGCGTCAGCAACCGCTTCGAGCTG CTGGCAACGAGTAACAAGCCacggaagaaaaaaaagaaaaggaaaaccaagaaaaattcATCAGGAGAGACTGTg GAAGACAATGACCTGGAAGACATCGACAGCCTTTTGGAGAGGATCGAGGACCCCAGGCTGGCACCGCAGAGCCAGGGTGGCATCACCACTGACAGCCGACCTCTGCTCTATGTGGAGCACAG aAACTTGAATCCAGAGAATGAGTTGAAGAGATACTTTGGGGCTCGTGCTGTGCTTGGGGACCAGAG GCCAAGGCAAAGGCAGCGGCAGTATGTGCGCAGCATGTGGCTGACAGCTCCCAAGAACACCTGGCCACGCTACAGCAAGACAG GTATCACCATGCAGCTGCTGGACACCCGGAGGGGGGTGCAGCACTTCACCTTCGAGCACCACCGTGAGTACCAGCAGGTCCAGTTCAAGTTCCTGGATGCTGTGGAGTCCATGGACCCCAACAACATAGTG ctgctgctccagatgAGCCCCTACCACGTGGactccctcctgcagctcagtgatGTGTGCCGGATGCAGGAGGACCAGGAGATGGCCCGGGATCTCATAG AGCGGGCACTGTACAGCCTGGAATGCGCCTTCCACCCTGTGTTCAGCCTCACCAGTGGGACCTGCAGGCTGGACTACCGGAGGCCAGAGAAcag TCAGCTGACCGAAGCCATCTCTCCCAAACTGCTGTACCTGGAGGGTGCTCACATTTCAGTCCCTCTGGCTGACAAGTTCGGTGCCATCAGTGACCTGTATCACCAGTTCAG GGCTTTCTTCCTGGCTCTCTTCAAGCACCTGATGTTCCTGGAGAAGAGGGGATGTCCCCGCACAGCCCTGGAGTTCTGCAAGCTCATCCTGAG CCTTGATCCTGAGAATGACcctctctgtgtgctgctgctgattgACTTCCTGTCCCTCCGGGCCAGGGAATACACCTTCCTGACCCGCCTCTTCCAGGAGTGGGAG AGTCACCGGaatctgtcccagctgcccAATTTTGCCTTCTCAGTGCCACTGGCCTATTTCTTCCTGAGCCAGCAGGAAGAGCGCCCGGAGCTGGAGCGGAGCCAGGCCAGGGAGCGAGCGGCCCGGCTCATCCAGCTCGCACTCATCATGTTCCCAAGTG TTCTGATGCCCCTGTTGGATCACTGCAGTGTGCAGCCTGATGCCAGGGTTGCCTCCCATCCCTTCTTTGGGCTGAATGCCCAGATCAG CCAGTCACCTGCCCTGAACCAGCTGACATCCCTGTACGTGGGCAGGACACATGCCCTGTGGAAGGACCCAGCTGTCATGGCCTGGCTGGAGCCCCATGTCCACGAGGTTCTGCGCATGGTGGAGGCCCAGGACGTGCTGGTGCAGGAGGCTGAGCACAA GAGGAAGATCCGGTACCAGAGCGCTCCCAGGAACATCTACCGGCACATCATCCTCTCAGAGATGAAGGAGGCAacagcagccctgcctctg GAGGTGACTTCACAGCCAGTGATGGGGTTTGACCCCCTCCCTCCTCTGGATTCCATTGTTTCCTACACCCGACCAGAAAG GACAAGCCTTCCCTCCAATGAAAGCACTTTATCCCTTTTCTTCCGCTCGCTGTTGCCAAATTTTAACTTGCAG GGGGACATCCGGCATGACGGGGACGACGAGGCCGGGGCAGCACAGGACCTCAACCAGGGGGTGAACAGGCTGATGGCGGCCATGCGGGACATGCTGGCCAACATCCAGTTCCAGGAGCCCCCCCGTGATGACAATCCTGAGGGTGATGGTGACTGGGATTGA
- the TCF25 gene encoding ribosome quality control complex subunit TCF25 isoform X2 — MSRRALRRLRGEQRGQEGPGLGELGLDPGPERAREGGPPPASGKGPRGPRRAGVSNRFELIPAEESEDELVAGEERPDTRLSEQDTAGGNQEGSKDRSKERAVTEETDGDGQREGQEAEQPDQTLATSNKPRKKKKKRKTKKNSSGETVEDNDLEDIDSLLERIEDPRLAPQSQGGITTDSRPLLYVEHRNLNPENELKRYFGARAVLGDQRPRQRQRQYVRSMWLTAPKNTWPRYSKTGITMQLLDTRRGVQHFTFEHHREYQQVQFKFLDAVESMDPNNIVLLLQMSPYHVDSLLQLSDVCRMQEDQEMARDLIERALYSLECAFHPVFSLTSGTCRLDYRRPENRAFFLALFKHLMFLEKRGCPRTALEFCKLILSLDPENDPLCVLLLIDFLSLRAREYTFLTRLFQEWESHRNLSQLPNFAFSVPLAYFFLSQQEERPELERSQARERAARLIQLALIMFPSVLMPLLDHCSVQPDARVASHPFFGLNAQISQSPALNQLTSLYVGRTHALWKDPAVMAWLEPHVHEVLRMVEAQDVLVQEAEHKRKIRYQSAPRNIYRHIILSEMKEATAALPLEVTSQPVMGFDPLPPLDSIVSYTRPERTSLPSNESTLSLFFRSLLPNFNLQGDIRHDGDDEAGAAQDLNQGVNRLMAAMRDMLANIQFQEPPRDDNPEGDGDWD, encoded by the exons ATGTCGCGCCGGGCCCTGAGGCGGCTGCGGGGGGAGCAGCGGGGCCAGGAGGGGCCGGGACTGGGCGAGCTGGGCCTCGACCCCGGCCCGGAGCGCGCCCGTGAGGGGGGGCCTCCACCAGCCTCCGGGAAGGGGCCCCGCGGGCCACGTCGCGCTGGCGTCAGCAACCGCTTCGAGCTG ATCCCAGCTGAGGAGTCAGAGGATGAGCTGGTAGCTGGAGAGGAGCGACCGGACACGCGGCTCAGCGAGCAGGACACGGCAGGAGGGAACCAGGAGGGGAGCAAGGACAGGAGCAAGGAAAGGGCTGTGACCGAGGAGACAGATGGTGATGGACagagagaggggcaggaggCCGAGCAGCCGGACCAAACG CTGGCAACGAGTAACAAGCCacggaagaaaaaaaagaaaaggaaaaccaagaaaaattcATCAGGAGAGACTGTg GAAGACAATGACCTGGAAGACATCGACAGCCTTTTGGAGAGGATCGAGGACCCCAGGCTGGCACCGCAGAGCCAGGGTGGCATCACCACTGACAGCCGACCTCTGCTCTATGTGGAGCACAG aAACTTGAATCCAGAGAATGAGTTGAAGAGATACTTTGGGGCTCGTGCTGTGCTTGGGGACCAGAG GCCAAGGCAAAGGCAGCGGCAGTATGTGCGCAGCATGTGGCTGACAGCTCCCAAGAACACCTGGCCACGCTACAGCAAGACAG GTATCACCATGCAGCTGCTGGACACCCGGAGGGGGGTGCAGCACTTCACCTTCGAGCACCACCGTGAGTACCAGCAGGTCCAGTTCAAGTTCCTGGATGCTGTGGAGTCCATGGACCCCAACAACATAGTG ctgctgctccagatgAGCCCCTACCACGTGGactccctcctgcagctcagtgatGTGTGCCGGATGCAGGAGGACCAGGAGATGGCCCGGGATCTCATAG AGCGGGCACTGTACAGCCTGGAATGCGCCTTCCACCCTGTGTTCAGCCTCACCAGTGGGACCTGCAGGCTGGACTACCGGAGGCCAGAGAAcag GGCTTTCTTCCTGGCTCTCTTCAAGCACCTGATGTTCCTGGAGAAGAGGGGATGTCCCCGCACAGCCCTGGAGTTCTGCAAGCTCATCCTGAG CCTTGATCCTGAGAATGACcctctctgtgtgctgctgctgattgACTTCCTGTCCCTCCGGGCCAGGGAATACACCTTCCTGACCCGCCTCTTCCAGGAGTGGGAG AGTCACCGGaatctgtcccagctgcccAATTTTGCCTTCTCAGTGCCACTGGCCTATTTCTTCCTGAGCCAGCAGGAAGAGCGCCCGGAGCTGGAGCGGAGCCAGGCCAGGGAGCGAGCGGCCCGGCTCATCCAGCTCGCACTCATCATGTTCCCAAGTG TTCTGATGCCCCTGTTGGATCACTGCAGTGTGCAGCCTGATGCCAGGGTTGCCTCCCATCCCTTCTTTGGGCTGAATGCCCAGATCAG CCAGTCACCTGCCCTGAACCAGCTGACATCCCTGTACGTGGGCAGGACACATGCCCTGTGGAAGGACCCAGCTGTCATGGCCTGGCTGGAGCCCCATGTCCACGAGGTTCTGCGCATGGTGGAGGCCCAGGACGTGCTGGTGCAGGAGGCTGAGCACAA GAGGAAGATCCGGTACCAGAGCGCTCCCAGGAACATCTACCGGCACATCATCCTCTCAGAGATGAAGGAGGCAacagcagccctgcctctg GAGGTGACTTCACAGCCAGTGATGGGGTTTGACCCCCTCCCTCCTCTGGATTCCATTGTTTCCTACACCCGACCAGAAAG GACAAGCCTTCCCTCCAATGAAAGCACTTTATCCCTTTTCTTCCGCTCGCTGTTGCCAAATTTTAACTTGCAG GGGGACATCCGGCATGACGGGGACGACGAGGCCGGGGCAGCACAGGACCTCAACCAGGGGGTGAACAGGCTGATGGCGGCCATGCGGGACATGCTGGCCAACATCCAGTTCCAGGAGCCCCCCCGTGATGACAATCCTGAGGGTGATGGTGACTGGGATTGA
- the TCF25 gene encoding ribosome quality control complex subunit TCF25 isoform X1, producing MSRRALRRLRGEQRGQEGPGLGELGLDPGPERAREGGPPPASGKGPRGPRRAGVSNRFELIPAEESEDELVAGEERPDTRLSEQDTAGGNQEGSKDRSKERAVTEETDGDGQREGQEAEQPDQTLATSNKPRKKKKKRKTKKNSSGETVEDNDLEDIDSLLERIEDPRLAPQSQGGITTDSRPLLYVEHRNLNPENELKRYFGARAVLGDQRPRQRQRQYVRSMWLTAPKNTWPRYSKTGITMQLLDTRRGVQHFTFEHHREYQQVQFKFLDAVESMDPNNIVLLLQMSPYHVDSLLQLSDVCRMQEDQEMARDLIERALYSLECAFHPVFSLTSGTCRLDYRRPENSQLTEAISPKLLYLEGAHISVPLADKFGAISDLYHQFRAFFLALFKHLMFLEKRGCPRTALEFCKLILSLDPENDPLCVLLLIDFLSLRAREYTFLTRLFQEWESHRNLSQLPNFAFSVPLAYFFLSQQEERPELERSQARERAARLIQLALIMFPSVLMPLLDHCSVQPDARVASHPFFGLNAQISQSPALNQLTSLYVGRTHALWKDPAVMAWLEPHVHEVLRMVEAQDVLVQEAEHKRKIRYQSAPRNIYRHIILSEMKEATAALPLEVTSQPVMGFDPLPPLDSIVSYTRPERTSLPSNESTLSLFFRSLLPNFNLQGDIRHDGDDEAGAAQDLNQGVNRLMAAMRDMLANIQFQEPPRDDNPEGDGDWD from the exons ATGTCGCGCCGGGCCCTGAGGCGGCTGCGGGGGGAGCAGCGGGGCCAGGAGGGGCCGGGACTGGGCGAGCTGGGCCTCGACCCCGGCCCGGAGCGCGCCCGTGAGGGGGGGCCTCCACCAGCCTCCGGGAAGGGGCCCCGCGGGCCACGTCGCGCTGGCGTCAGCAACCGCTTCGAGCTG ATCCCAGCTGAGGAGTCAGAGGATGAGCTGGTAGCTGGAGAGGAGCGACCGGACACGCGGCTCAGCGAGCAGGACACGGCAGGAGGGAACCAGGAGGGGAGCAAGGACAGGAGCAAGGAAAGGGCTGTGACCGAGGAGACAGATGGTGATGGACagagagaggggcaggaggCCGAGCAGCCGGACCAAACG CTGGCAACGAGTAACAAGCCacggaagaaaaaaaagaaaaggaaaaccaagaaaaattcATCAGGAGAGACTGTg GAAGACAATGACCTGGAAGACATCGACAGCCTTTTGGAGAGGATCGAGGACCCCAGGCTGGCACCGCAGAGCCAGGGTGGCATCACCACTGACAGCCGACCTCTGCTCTATGTGGAGCACAG aAACTTGAATCCAGAGAATGAGTTGAAGAGATACTTTGGGGCTCGTGCTGTGCTTGGGGACCAGAG GCCAAGGCAAAGGCAGCGGCAGTATGTGCGCAGCATGTGGCTGACAGCTCCCAAGAACACCTGGCCACGCTACAGCAAGACAG GTATCACCATGCAGCTGCTGGACACCCGGAGGGGGGTGCAGCACTTCACCTTCGAGCACCACCGTGAGTACCAGCAGGTCCAGTTCAAGTTCCTGGATGCTGTGGAGTCCATGGACCCCAACAACATAGTG ctgctgctccagatgAGCCCCTACCACGTGGactccctcctgcagctcagtgatGTGTGCCGGATGCAGGAGGACCAGGAGATGGCCCGGGATCTCATAG AGCGGGCACTGTACAGCCTGGAATGCGCCTTCCACCCTGTGTTCAGCCTCACCAGTGGGACCTGCAGGCTGGACTACCGGAGGCCAGAGAAcag TCAGCTGACCGAAGCCATCTCTCCCAAACTGCTGTACCTGGAGGGTGCTCACATTTCAGTCCCTCTGGCTGACAAGTTCGGTGCCATCAGTGACCTGTATCACCAGTTCAG GGCTTTCTTCCTGGCTCTCTTCAAGCACCTGATGTTCCTGGAGAAGAGGGGATGTCCCCGCACAGCCCTGGAGTTCTGCAAGCTCATCCTGAG CCTTGATCCTGAGAATGACcctctctgtgtgctgctgctgattgACTTCCTGTCCCTCCGGGCCAGGGAATACACCTTCCTGACCCGCCTCTTCCAGGAGTGGGAG AGTCACCGGaatctgtcccagctgcccAATTTTGCCTTCTCAGTGCCACTGGCCTATTTCTTCCTGAGCCAGCAGGAAGAGCGCCCGGAGCTGGAGCGGAGCCAGGCCAGGGAGCGAGCGGCCCGGCTCATCCAGCTCGCACTCATCATGTTCCCAAGTG TTCTGATGCCCCTGTTGGATCACTGCAGTGTGCAGCCTGATGCCAGGGTTGCCTCCCATCCCTTCTTTGGGCTGAATGCCCAGATCAG CCAGTCACCTGCCCTGAACCAGCTGACATCCCTGTACGTGGGCAGGACACATGCCCTGTGGAAGGACCCAGCTGTCATGGCCTGGCTGGAGCCCCATGTCCACGAGGTTCTGCGCATGGTGGAGGCCCAGGACGTGCTGGTGCAGGAGGCTGAGCACAA GAGGAAGATCCGGTACCAGAGCGCTCCCAGGAACATCTACCGGCACATCATCCTCTCAGAGATGAAGGAGGCAacagcagccctgcctctg GAGGTGACTTCACAGCCAGTGATGGGGTTTGACCCCCTCCCTCCTCTGGATTCCATTGTTTCCTACACCCGACCAGAAAG GACAAGCCTTCCCTCCAATGAAAGCACTTTATCCCTTTTCTTCCGCTCGCTGTTGCCAAATTTTAACTTGCAG GGGGACATCCGGCATGACGGGGACGACGAGGCCGGGGCAGCACAGGACCTCAACCAGGGGGTGAACAGGCTGATGGCGGCCATGCGGGACATGCTGGCCAACATCCAGTTCCAGGAGCCCCCCCGTGATGACAATCCTGAGGGTGATGGTGACTGGGATTGA
- the SPIRE2 gene encoding protein spire homolog 2, with the protein MARAGAGPPRELSLEEVLKCYEQPLNEEQAWALCFQGCRAAAAAPVAPAPLRTADIRLRADGSLRLPAPPHDLPVLLTPSTEAQMVQSLGFAVYRALDWGLDENEERELSPRLEQLIDLMTNSDSEDSGCATADEGYGGQDEEEEGGEGPPRSVRTFGQAMRCCAARLADPAGAPAHYQAVCRALFAETVELMAFLAKIRDAKELLQKLKEDDEEEERPAAELGNLRNTDWARLWVQLMRELRHGVKLKKVQEKQFNPLPTEYQLTPFEMLMQDIRARNYKLRKVMVDGDIPPRVKKDAHELILDFIRSRPPLKQASERRLRPLPQKQRTLHEKILEEIRQERKLRPVEQKGYSSLPCIPHACAGRLGSSSCLDLSRCPASTVPARPRPRVLLKAPTLAEMEEMNFSEDEDSPATEVPLKRDRSFSEQDLAQLQSQLGGDQAVPQDPEPLQPEPRPRSGSVPASCHPLPDGPAVPRAALGAVEERPEDGSSTTPASSSKHLWLEFSHPVESLALTVEEMINVRRVLVKAEMEKFLQSKELYSSLRRGKVCCCCRAKFPLFSWPTSCFFCKRSVCSSCSLKMKMPSKKLAHIPVYALGFESLPGSLLPKAPPLRRREPFHSLSGPCWRRVEEEFPHIYAQGSVLRDVCSDCAGFVTDVVSSSRRSVAVLNASAASRRHAKARSLYSDAWLK; encoded by the exons ATGGcgcgggcgggcgcggggccgccgcgggagctgtccctggaggaggTGCTGAAGTGCTACGAGCAGCCGCTGAACGAGGAGCAGGCCTGGGCGCTCTGCTTCCAAGGCtgccgcgccgccgccgccgcccccgtCGCCCCCGCGCCGCTCCGCACCGCCGACATCCGCCTCCGCGCCGACGGCTCCCTCCGCCTGCCCGCCCCGCCGCACG ACCTGCCCGTGCTGCTGACACCTTCCACCGAAGCCCAG ATGGTGCAGTCGCTGGGCTTTGCCGTGTACCGGGCGCTGGACTGGGGACTGGACGAGAACGAGGAGCGGGAGCTGAGCCCGCGCCTGGAGCAGCTCATCGACCTGATGACCAACAGCGACTCCGAGGACAGCGGCTGCGCCACGGCCGATGAGGGCTATGGAGggcaggatgaggaggaggaggggggcgAGGGGCCGCCTCGCTCCGTGCGCACCTTCGGGCAGGCCATGCGCTGCTGTGCCGCCCGCCTGGCCGATCCCGCCGGCGCCCCCGCGCACTACCAGGCTGTCTGCCGCGCCCTCTTCGCAGAAACAGTGGAGCTCATGGCCTTCCTTGCCAAAATCCGCGATGCCAAGGAG CTACTGCAGAAGCTGAAGGAagatgatgaagaggaggagcggccagcagcagagctgggcaaccTGCGCAACACAGACTGG GCCCGGCTGTGGGTGCAGCTGATGCGGGAGCTGCGGCACGGTGTGAAGCTGAAGaaggtgcaggagaagcagttCAACCCTCTGCCCACTGAGTACCAGCTCACACCCTTCGAGATGCTCATGCAGGACATCCGTGCCCGCAACTACAAGCTCCGCAAGGTCATG gtgGATGGAGACATCCCCCCCCGGGTGAAGAAAGATGCCCACGAGCTCATACTTGACTTCATCCGCTCCCGGCCCCCCCTGAAGCAG GCATCAGAGCGGCGGCTGCGGCCGCTGCCCCAGAAGCAGAGGACACTCCATGAGAAGATCCTGGAGGAGATCAGGCAGGAGCGGAAGCTCCGGCCCGTGGAGCAGAAAG GATACAGCTCCTTGCCCTGCATACCACATGCCTGTGCCGGCCGCCtgggctccagctcctgcctcgACCTGTCCCGGTGCCCAGCCAGCACCGTGCCTGCACGCCCACGGCCACGCGTCCTGCTCAAGGCTCCCACCCTTGCCGAGATGGAGGAGATGAACTTCTCTGAG GACGAAGACTCTCCGGCCACAGAGGTGCCACTGAAGCGGGATCGCTCCTTCTCAgagcaggacctggcacagctgcagagccagctgggGGGTGACCAGGCTGTGCCCCAGGACCCAGAGCCGTTGCAGCCCGAGCCCCGACCCCGTTCAG gcTCCGTCCCCGCCAGCTGCCACCCGCTGCCAGATGGCCCAGCAGTGCCCCGGGCTGCCCTCGGTGCTGTGGAGGAGAGGCCAGAGGATGGATCCAGCACTacccctgccagcagctccaagcaCCTCTGGCTG GAGTTCAGCCACCCTGTGGAGAGCCTGGCCCTGACCGTGGAGGAGATGATCAATGTGCGCAGGGTGCTGGTCAAGGCTGAGATGGAGAAGTTCCTGCAGAGCAAGGAGCTGTACAGCAGCCTGCGGAGGGGGAag gtctgctgctgctgcagggccaagtttcctctcttctcctggCCCACGTCGTGTTTCTTCTGCAAGCG gtCTGTCTGTAGCTCCTGCAGCCTAAAG ATGAAGATGCCTTCCAAGAAGCTGGCTCACATCCCCGTCTACGCGCTGGGCTTCGAGAGCCTGCCAGGCTCGCTGCTGCCCAAGGCCCCGCCGCTGCGCCGGAGGGAGCCCTTCCA CTCGCTCTCGGGGCCGTGCTGGCGCCGGGTGGAGGAGGAATTCCCGCACATCTACGCCCAGGGCTCGGTCCTGCGCGACGTCTGCTCTGACTGCGCCGGCTTCGTCACCGACGTGGTCAGCTCCAGCCGCCGCAGCGTGGCCGTCCTCAACGCCAGCGCCGCGTCCCGGCGCCACGCCAAGGCTCGCTCCCTCTACAGCGACGCGTGGCTCAAGTGA